Proteins encoded by one window of Cannabis sativa cultivar Pink pepper isolate KNU-18-1 chromosome 4, ASM2916894v1, whole genome shotgun sequence:
- the LOC115714381 gene encoding uncharacterized protein LOC115714381, whose protein sequence is MTTKRFRDDSAESELDSFEVKKLREEFLGFLDDSDPDPSTQDLASVMKSLEEEISAPSCSVTPTPAPVVDLASESGESQPDLGYLLEASDDELGLPPSNSGEDVLKEEETELVRVESGSSGIGEFLGFDEQVPSYDSFEFGTGDNFNESNDFLPFDGLFGFSDVYYDSADFSDLSWRSETLPAAQ, encoded by the coding sequence atgacTACTAAACGATTCCGAGATGACTCGGCCGAGTCCGAACTCGACTCGTTCGAGGTCAAGAAACTCAGGGAAGAGTTCCTTGGTTTTCTCGACGATTCCGACCCTGACCCTTCGACTCAAGACCTTGCCTCCGTTATGAAAAGCTTAGAGGAAGAGATTTCCGCTCCTTCTTGTTCCGTTACCCCAACTCCGGCGCCGGTTGTAGATCTGGCGTCGGAATCTGGCGAGTCTCAACCGGATCTAGGTTATCTTTTAGAAGCTTCTGATGATGAGCTTGGTTTACCGCCTTCTAATTCTGGTGAAGATGttttgaaggaagaagagactGAGTTGGTCCGAGTTGAGTCTGGTTCTTCTGGAATCGGTGAGTTTTTGGGGTTTGATGAACAAGTTCCGAGTTACGATTCTTTTGAGTTTGGAACTGGTGATAACTTTAATGAAAGTAACGATTTCTTGCCCTTTGATGGGTTGTTCGGTTTTTCCGATGTTTATTATGATTCCGCCGATTTCTCCGATTTGTCATGGCGGTCGGAAACTTTGCCGGCGGCGCAATAG